Proteins encoded by one window of Aspergillus chevalieri M1 DNA, chromosome 6, nearly complete sequence:
- the URE2_2 gene encoding glutathione S-transferase family protein (COG:O;~EggNog:ENOG410PHHE;~InterPro:IPR036249,IPR040079,IPR036282,IPR010987, IPR004045,IPR004046;~PFAM:PF13409,PF00043,PF14497,PF13417,PF13410, PF02798;~SMCOG1193:glutathione S-transferase;~antiSMASH:Cluster_6.4;~go_function: GO:0005515 - protein binding [Evidence IEA];~go_process: GO:0006749 - glutathione metabolic process [Evidence IEA]) has product MSFKPIVLYSHATGPNPWKVTAVLEELKLPYETKFLQFPEMKQDPFEKLNPNGRVPAIEDPNTGISLWESGAIVEYLVETYDKQNTISFAAGSPEYFQAKQWLHYQMSGQGPYFGQAVWFSVFHQEKIQSAIDRYLNEIRRVSGVLNKELQGKEYLVGGKYSYVDAAFVPWYVAIGARLAGAVDVAKEFPNLNAWLERVKARPAVTKTFQDRAAAIAQH; this is encoded by the coding sequence ATGTCTTTCAAACCCATCGTTCTCTACAGCCACGCCACCGGTCCCAACCCGTGGAAGGTGACCGCCGTCCTCGAAGAACTCAAGCTCCCCTACGAAACCAAATTCCTCCAATTCCCCGAAATGAAACAAGACCCCTTCGAGAAACTCAACCCCAACGGCCGTGTCCCCGCCATCGAAGATCCCAACACCGGTATCTCTCTCTGGGAATCCGGCGCTATCGTCGAATACCTCGTCGAAACCTACGATAAGCAAAACACCATTAGCTTCGCCGCTGGCTCCCCCGAGTACTTCCAGGCGAAGCAGTGGCTGCACTACCAGATGTCGGGACAGGGCCCGTATTTCGGACAGGCCGTTTGGTTCAGTGTGTTCCACCAGGAAAAGATCCAGAGTGCCATCGACCGGTACCTGAATGAGATCCGGAGGGTGTCGGGTGTGTTGAACAAGGAGTTGCAGGGTAAGGAGTATCTCGTTGGGGGCAAGTACAGCTATGTTGATGCGGCTTTCGTGCCGTGGTATGTTGCCATTGGGGCACGACTTGCTGGTGCCGTCGATGTGGCTAAGGAGTTCCCTAACCTGAATGCTTGGTTGGAGAGGGTCAAGGCTAGGCCGGCGGTGACTAAGACTTTCCAGGACAGAGCTGCTGCTATTGCTCAGCACTAA
- a CDS encoding uncharacterized protein (COG:G;~EggNog:ENOG410Q1FG;~InterPro:IPR023271,IPR000425;~PFAM:PF00230;~TransMembrane:5 (o20-39i46-64o96-115i193-211o237-257i);~antiSMASH:Cluster_6.4;~go_component: GO:0016020 - membrane [Evidence IEA];~go_function: GO:0015267 - channel activity [Evidence IEA];~go_process: GO:0055085 - transmembrane transport [Evidence IEA]): MFHNLTAFSRRDLKPYIAEFLGTALLIVIGDGVVAQCLLSDYRYGTWLSINIAWAAAVTLSGYLSDPSPTINPAVTICLALVRPSPGQWQKLPGKLFAQFFGGFVGAAIVYINYWSAIKDWDPEYTIPGGSILSPQGHHSAGIFATYPADFFFTNWQAAFSEWLGSAVLMFGALSIGDPANALRFHSSQLSMFLLLLAIGTSLGWQTGYAINPARDFGPRLFSAIIYGREVFTSDNYYFIVPIIAPVIGCITGATVYDSLLYEGDGSRVTDAVNKVEERNGALRLD, encoded by the exons ATGTTCCATAATTTGACTGCCTTTTCACGGAGGGACTTGAAGCCCTATATCGCCGAGTTCCTTGGGACTGCCCTCCTAATTGTCATTGGAGACGGAGTGGTCGCTCAATGCCTTCTCTCTGATTATCGTTATGGCACCTGGCTATCAATCAACATTGCCTGGGCAGCAGCAGTCACTCTTTCTGGCTATCTCTCCGATCCCAGTCCTACCATCAACCCCGCCGTCACAATCTGCCTGGCCCTCGTTCGTCCGTCTCCGGGACAGTGGCAGAAGCTACCAGGCAAGCTGTTTGCCCAGTTTTTTGGTGGCTTTGTTGGTGCCGCCATCGTATATATCAACTACTGGTCAGCCATCAAGGACTGGGACCCTGAGTACACCATTCCCGGTGGTTCGATTCTGAGTCCGCAAGGACACCATTCAGCAGGCATCTTCGCGACCTATCCTGCCGACTTCTTCTTTACTAACTGGCAGGCCGCATTTTCCGAATGGCTTGGCTCTGCGGTGCTCATGTTCGGAGCTCTCAGCATCGGAGACCCGGCTAATGCCCTTCGCTTCCACTCATCTCAACTCTCCATGTTTCTGCTCCTTCTGGCCATTGGTACCTCGTTGGGCTGGCAGACTGGCTAT GCCATTAACCCTGCGAGAGACTTTGGCCCGAGACTATTCTCCGCAATCATCTATGGTAGAGAGGTGTTCACCTCAGACAACTACTATTTCATCGTCCCTATCATCGCTCCAGTTATTGGCTGTATCACGGGAGCCACAGTCTACGACTCTCTTCTCTATGAGGGAGACGGGTCTCGCGTCACGGACGCAGTGAACAAAGTGGAGGAGCGAAATGGAGCTCTTCGACTGGATTGA
- a CDS encoding uncharacterized protein (COG:S;~EggNog:ENOG410PX20;~SECRETED:SignalP(1-19);~antiSMASH:Cluster_6.4), with protein sequence MKLPTVYTALFLIITLATAKEKISLQWALCDPSPQSALPKLGLGTSPPYKQNPITYYDTQTPTYISSSLMFRTKTNKGQHLSTVKAGFHDEKETLDVPDFVECAWVRYGDERSYTCEKRCPLVDESTIWCDEQVLFAGRYEDIDWDGMIGYGPYQNAKWKVRIEGYKTKFDDVVAGSLHLMEIEAKVPIDKGDEAYDVITKFLRDRGVVLCDKQEGKTKRLFRAMGYIDERSEL encoded by the coding sequence atGAAACTCCCGACAGTATACACAGCTCTCTTCCTCATAATCACCCTCGCcacagcaaaagaaaaaataagCCTCCAATGGGCCCTCTGCGATCCCAGCCCACAGTCAGCGCTCCCAAAACTCGGACTCGGCACGAGCCCCCCTTACAAACAAAATCCAATCACCTACTACGACACCCAAACCCCAACCTACATCTCCTCAAGCCTCATGTTCCGCACAAAAACAAACAAAGGCCAGCACCTCTCCACCGTAAAGGCAGGCTTCCATGATGAGAAAGAAACACTCGACGTACCGGACTTTGTCGAATGCGCCTGGGTGCGCTACGGTGATGAGCGCAGCTATACTTGTGAAAAGCGCTGTCCGTTAGTGGATGAGTCGACGATCTGGTGCGACGAGCAGGTTCTGTTTGCTGGGCGGTATGAGGATATTGATTGGGATGGGATGATTGGCTACGGGCCGTATCAGAATGCGAAGTGGAAGGTGAGGATTGAGGGGTATAAAACCAAGTTCGATGATGTTGTGGCTGGATCGCTGCATCTTATGGAGATTGAGGCGAAGGTGCCGATTGATAAAGGCGATGAGGCATATGATGTCATTACGAAGTTTTTGAGGGACCGGGGGGTTGTGCTGTGTGATAAGCAAGAGGGTAAAACTAAGCGGCTGTTTCGGGCTATGGGTTATATTGACGAAAGAAGTGAACTATAA
- the rscE gene encoding putative RSC complex subunit (RSC8) (COG:B;~EggNog:ENOG410PFJS;~InterPro:IPR009057,IPR017884,IPR036388,IPR041984, IPR032451,IPR007526,IPR001005;~PFAM:PF16495,PF00249,PF13921,PF04433;~antiSMASH:Cluster_6.4;~go_function: GO:0005515 - protein binding [Evidence IEA]): protein MEDNPVLSGAADDAQAVAQDAPGDVVAPSGSQSNQGSPVKKAESASGTDNPLDAPASPKPQNADAEREDEEMGGMEDAKKEPDTGDETGEGSVPLGVDGAADPAQTKASLEASARSHLVSQTHAIILPSYSTWFDMHTVHPIEKKALAEFFNGRNRSKTPAIYKDYRDFMINTYRLNPIEYLTVTACRRNLAGDVCAIMRVHSFLEQWGLINYQVDPQTRPSNIGPPFTGHFRVVADTPRGLQPFQPGPNHTVTPGKPHPATDRAASSTPASKADLNLELRRNIYDDKGKEITPAAEDKDKQANGEGANGTDPTKALENAAREPRKKAHCFSCGIDCTRLRFHYAKSAPAAGNNAPNSKYDLCPNCFLQGRMPSSHSASDFVKLEDNEYTIAQDKEAPWSDSELVLLLEGLENFDDNWEQIANHVGTRTKEECVMKFLQLEIEDKYVEDMPDLRNLHGRDPISHAENPVLSVVAFLAQMAEPSVAAAAAGRSVEEIRKELKKQLGKGSDEEKAQEKGKEKEGEAPKTEDFMEVDTSRAETDTASKASLPNVALAASAARAGALASHEEREMTRLVSAAVNVTLQKFEIKLQQFNEMEEIIEAERRELEQARQQLFLDRMAMKKRVKEVQDSLQSITLKGPSDDSNAMIADAAAAGMGNRYNFQPVGGDFRTGVQPWSAEAGADFKAFDL, encoded by the exons ATGGAAGACAATCCAGTCCTTTCAGGCGCTGCCGATGATGCCCAGGCCGTCGCTCAGGATGCCCCCGGTGATGTTGTTGCGCCCAGTG GATCGCAATCGAATCAAGGATCGCCGGTGAAAAAAGCCGAAAGTGCTTCCGGAACCGATAACCCGCTAGATGCGCCTGCGTCCCCCAAGCCTCAGAATGCCGACGCTGAAcgcgaagacgaagagatgGGCGGAATGGAAGACGCGAAGAAAGAACCTGATACTGGTGATGAGACTGGGGAGGGCTCTGTGCCGCTGGGAGTGGATGGCGCTGCTGACCCAGCGCAGACTAAGGCGTCGCTCGAGGCTTCTGCTCGTTCACATCTCGTTTCGCAGACACATGCCATTATTCTCCCGAGTTATTCTACATGGTTCGATATGCACACTGTCCACCCcattgagaagaaggcttTGGCAGAGTTCTTCAATGGGCGGAACCGCAGCAAGACACCCGCCATTTACAAGGATTACCGAGATTTCATGATCAACACTTATCGACTGAATCCCATTGAATACCTCACTGTCACGGCTTGTCGCCGTAACCTTGCCGGAGATGTCTGCGCTATTATGCGGGTGCATTCTTTCCTCGAGCAATGGGGGTTGATTAATTACCAG GTGGACCCCCAAACGCGTCCTTCCAACATCGGTCCCCCGTTCACTGGCCACTTCCGGGTGGTTGCCGACACTCCGCGTGGCCTCCAGCCTTTCCAACCGGGTCCCAACCACACGGTTACCCCGGGTAAGCCTCACCCGGCTACTGACCGTGCCGCGTCCTCCACTCCTGCTTCCAAAGCAGACCTCAACCTCGAACTTCGCCGGAATATCTACGATGACAAGGGCAAGGAGATCACACCGGCTGCAGAGGATAAAGACAAGCAGGCCAACGGGGAAGGCGCCAATGGCACTGACCCCACCAAGGCGCTGGAGAACGCTGCTCGGGAACCTAGAAAGAAGGCTCACTGCTTCTCTTGCGGAATTGATTGCACTCGTCTCCGGTTCCATTACGCTAAGTCAGCACCTGCCGCTGGAAACAACGCTCCGAACTCGAAGTACGACCTGTGCCCCAACTGCTTTTTGCAGGGCCGCATGCCCTCCAGCCACAGCGCCTCGGATTTCGTCAAGCTCGAGGACAACGAATATACGATTGCCCAAGACAAGGAAGCTCCTTGGAGCGACTCGGAGCTTGTCCTGCTCCTTGAAGGATTGGAGAACTTTGACGACAATTGGGAGCAAATTGCCAACCACGTGGGCACAAGGACAAAGGAAGAATGCGTTATGAAGTTCTTGCAGCTCGAGATCGAAGACAAGTACGTTGAAGACATGCCGGACCTGCGCAACCTTCATGGCCGGGACCCTATCAGCCACGCTGAGAACCCGGTCTTGTCCGTGGTCGCATTCCTCGCTCAAATGGCAGAGCCGTCAGTGGCCGCCGCTGCCGCAGGACGCTCCGTGGAAGAGATCCGGAAGGAACTCAAGAAGCAGCTCGGGAAGGGCTCGGATGAAGAGAAGGCCCAGGAGAAGggcaaggagaaggagggcgaAGCTCCAAAGACTGAGGACTTCATGGAGGTGGATACCTCCCGCGCAGAGACCGATACAGCATCTAAGGCATCCCTCCCCAACGTTGCCCTTGCAGCCTCTGCAGCGCGCGCCGGAGCATTGGCCTCGCATGAAGAACGCGAGATGACCCGTCTCGTCTCCGCCGCTGTCAACGTCACCCTCCAGAAATTCGAGATCAAACTCCAGCAATTCAACGAGATGGAAGAGATCATCGAGGCTGAACGCCGGGAACTCGAACAAGCTCGTCAGCAGCTCTTCCTGGACCGAATGGCTATGAAGAAGCGTGTCAAGGAGGTCCAGGACTCGCTGCAGTCCATCACCCTCAAGGGACCCAGTGACGACTCCAACGCGATGATTGCTGATGCCGCAGCAGCTGGTATGGGTAACCGGTACAACTTCCAGCCTGTTGGCGGCGATTTCAGAACAGGTGTTCAGCCATGGAGTGCTGAGGCGGGTGCCGATTTCAAGGCATTCGATCTATAA
- a CDS encoding uncharacterized protein (antiSMASH:Cluster_6.4), producing MLPVYLRFCPLGKPLSEVKEGRAGGVRPEMNAELETTQSVIDILEGARSRKEFIPGSDGARDGWTKDIELYAPEYLQTEAEGNEADYDHARLSDPKDAY from the exons ATGCTTCCTGTCTACCTTCGCTTCTGTCCATTGGGGAAGCCGTTGTCGGAGGTTAAAGAGGGCAGAGCTGGAGGAGTTCGACCGGAGATGAATGCGGA ACTTGAGACGACTCAATCTGTGATTGACATCCTCGAGGGCGCCAGGTCACGCAAGGAGTTCATCCCCGGTTCTGACGGTGCAAGAGATGGCTGGACAAAAGATATCGAGCTCTACGCACCCGAATATTTGCAGACGGAGGCAGAAGGAAATGAGGCGGACTATGACCATGCACGCCTAAGTGACCCTAAAGATGCATATTGA
- a CDS encoding uncharacterized protein (COG:S;~EggNog:ENOG410PNJA;~InterPro:IPR038872;~TransMembrane:3 (o271-295i316-336o356-376i);~antiSMASH:Cluster_6.4) gives MSVALPYLNKLRKSDLVDFAQITGLNGYEDYNKPDLIIALDNHLFANRSAFAGDDRLADYYRRLAQPARFATPAKRAMRVEVPSSSPAEVTRSTRRQRAVQPQPVVKKEEKESGSEQEQDQEQDQEETKSPRSVAVTDDSEAATVQENTVVPPETPKVPTPKAPATILNVDLPPSPAVVTDVIDRQTAAWGKSINETWNSSGVIERSNALRSLLSSVKAIETLVLLLEGSGIIRQIWPLRYLTTVPAIEAIHTPEFTLKVPDIFILVDGAFWAPFSLWLLTNVFLPLGAAYFFNLKATSTDTTRNGSSQKTNFDPLSFNIARALAAYLVYAKHFSFWDLYSGFTIDKVNASVPGEWTGMLTGTAIGLVGTLYEAILQK, from the exons ATGTCGGTCGCACTGCCCTATCTGAACAAACTGCGCAAGAGCGATCTTGTTGATTTCGCCCAAATCACCGGTCTCAATGG CTACGAAGACTACAACAAACCAGACTTGATCATCGCGCTGGACAACCATCTCTTCGCCAATCGCTCTGCATTCGCTGGTGATGACCGGCTTGCGGATTATTATAGGCGTCTGGCGCAGCCGGCAAGGTTTGCGACGCCGGCGAAGAGAGCGATGAGGGTTGAGGTGCCGTCTTCGTCCCCTGCGGAGGTTACTAGGTCAACGCGCCGACAGAGGGCTGTTCAGCCGCAGcctgttgtgaagaaggaggagaaggagagcgGGAGTGAACAGGAGCAGGACCAGGAGCAGGACCAGGAGGAGACCAAGTCCCCGCGGAGTGTGGCGGTTAC TGACGATTCTGAAGCCGCTACTGTTCAGGAAAATACTGTTGTTCCGCCTGAGACTCCGAAGGTTCCGACTCCCAAGGCCCCCGCCACGATCTTGAACGTGGATCTGCCTCCCTCTCCAGCTGTGGTTACGGATGTGATTGATCGCCAGACTGCTGCGTGGGGCAAGAGCATCAATGAGACTTGGAATTCGTCGGGAGTTATCGAACGTTCGAACGCGCTGCGCTCACTTCTCAGCAGCGTAAAAGCCATTGAGACCCTGGTCTTGCTCCTCGAAGGATCCGGCATCATCCGGCAGATCTGGCCCTTGCGCTACCTTACTACGGTTCCTGCTATCGAGGCAATTCACACTCCGGAGTTCACGCTCAAAGTCCCTGACATCTTTATTCTTGTCGACGGGGCTTTCTGGGCTCCGTTCTCGCTGTGGCTGTTGACCAATGTCTTTCTGCCGCTTGGCGCTGCTTACTTTTTCAATCTCAAGGCGACCAGTACCGACACTACCCGCAACGGTTCTTCGCAGAAGACCAATTTTGACCCATTGAGCTTCAACATCGCTCGCGCATTGGCCGCGTATCTGGTCTACGCCAAGCATTTCAGTTTCTGGGATCTGTACAGTGGTTTTACGATTGACAAGGTCAATGCGTCAGTGCCTGGTGAGTGGACTGGGATGTTGACCGGTACTGCTATTGGGCTTGTTGGGACGTTGTATGAGGCGATTCTTCAGAAGTGA
- a CDS encoding putative mitochondrial carrier protein (COG:C;~EggNog:ENOG410PHPK;~InterPro:IPR018108,IPR023395;~PFAM:PF00153;~antiSMASH:Cluster_6.4), with the protein MSLTSRIFGLFTTTETSNSDSASSASSSPSFAQNVSPGINNGFTASSTSVIGSNQPSTMPEEDEPRPPYLHAMLAGGTGGTCGDMLMHSLDTVKTRQQGDPHFPPKYTSMGSSYATIFRQEGFFRGLYGGVTPAFWGSFPGTVIFFGVYEFTKRRIIDAGISPHIGYLTGGFMADFAASIIYVPSEVLKTRLQLQGRFNNPHFYSGYNYRSTTDALRTIVRQEGFSALFYGYKATIFRDLPFSALQFAFYEQYHKWAIDWMGTRDIGLGLEILTAATAGGMAGVMTCPMDVVKTRVQTQQNPETSSSPKPTEHAPRQNASQQSLRTQARSISTSPSSGSMPPPSHGAPPPGTARLDTSSFFTGLRMIYQSEGLAGWFRGVGPRGVWTSIQTGTMLVTYQYLLKQFEAWQPSDEANPL; encoded by the exons ATGAGCCTGACCTCGCGCATCTTCGGCCTGTTTACGACGACAGAGACATCGAATTCGGATTCTGCGTCGTCGGCTTCgtcctccccttccttcGCCCAGAATGTCAGCCCCGGCATCAACAATGGCTTCACAGCGTCGAGTACATCGGTAATCGGCTCGAATCAACCGTCCACAATGCCTGAGGAGGATGAACCTCGTCCGCCGTACCTACAC GCGATGCTGGCTGGAGGTACCGGTGGAACATGCGGTGATATGCTTATGCACTCGCTCGATACGGTCAAGACTCGGCAGCAGGGCGATCCGCATTTCCCTCCCAAGTATACATCGATGGGTTCCTCGTATGCAACTATCTTCCGTCAAGAAGGGTTCTTCCGTGGACTTTATGGGGGTGTTACGCCTGCGTTCTGGGGTTCGTTCCCCGGCACAGTaatcttctttggtgtcTATGAATTCACCAAGAGGCGGATAATTGATGCTGGGATTAGTCCACATATTGGTTACTTGACCGGAG GGTTTATGGCCGATTTTGCCGCTTCGATTATCTACGTCCCCTCGGAGGTGTTGAAGACACGATTGCAGCTCCAGGGACGATTCAACAACCCTCACTTCTACTCCGGGTACAACTACCGTTCTACCACCGACGCCTTGCGCACTATCGTTCGCCAAGAAGGGTTCTCTGCGCTTTTCTACGGATACAAGGCGACGATCTTCCGCGACCTTCCGTTCTCCGCTTTGCAGTTCGCTTTCTACGAGCAATACCATAAATGGGCGATTGACTGGATGGGTACACGGGACATTGGACTTGGATTGGAGATTCTGACCGCCGCCACCGCGGGTGGTATGGCTGGTGTGATGACTTGCCCTATGGATGTGGTCAAGACCAGAGTCCAAACCCAACAGAACCCCGAAACTAGCAGCTCTCCCAAGCCCACGGAGCATGCGCCCCGGCAGAATGCCAGTCAACAAAGCCTCCGCACACAAGCGCGGTCGATTTCGACATCACCATCGTCGGGGTCGATGCCGCCGCCGTCGCATGGAGCACCGCCACCAGGTACTGCCCGCCTTGACacctcatccttcttcacgGGATTGAGGATGATCTACCAGTCAGAAGGCCTCGCAGGCTGGTTCCGCGGCGTGGGACCCCGTGGTGTGTGGACTAGTATCCAGACTGGTACCATGTTGGTGACATACCAGTACCTGTTGAAGCAGTTTGAAGCCTGGCAGCCCTCGGACGAGGCGAACCCTCTCTAA
- a CDS encoding uncharacterized protein (antiSMASH:Cluster_6.4), with amino-acid sequence MVVPSRPFHWPGGIPPEVKPDATGTSHPRSSTKRLNAGYCLSLKLESPGRMPTSQTMTETTKSGNDEP; translated from the exons ATGGTTGTCCCGTCTCGCCCCTTCCACTGGCCCGGCGGCATCCCACCAGAAGTGAAGCCTGACGCAACGGGGACATCGCACCCGAGGAGCTCAACGAAACGGCTAAATGCTGGTTACTGTTTGTCTCT GAAGCTTGAGTCTCCCGGGAGGATGCCAACATCTCAGACCATGACGGAGACTACGAAGTCCGGCAACGACGAGCCCTAG
- a CDS encoding thiamine diphosphokinase (COG:H;~EggNog:ENOG410PMIX;~InterPro:IPR036371,IPR036759,IPR007373,IPR016966, IPR007371,IPR006282;~PFAM:PF04263,PF04265;~antiSMASH:Cluster_6.4;~go_function: GO:0004788 - thiamine diphosphokinase activity [Evidence IEA];~go_function: GO:0005524 - ATP binding [Evidence IEA];~go_function: GO:0030975 - thiamine binding [Evidence IEA];~go_process: GO:0006772 - thiamine metabolic process [Evidence IEA];~go_process: GO:0009229 - thiamine diphosphate biosynthetic process [Evidence IEA]) has protein sequence MRKMDWDPTQFFRTDAPPSPFALLVLNQPINEKAFKVLREHASYTICADGGANRFYDLMRKNGLESTILPDCIIGDLDSIHASVRTHYEGLGVTIIQDPDQYSTDFTKSLKYLRAHSAQITSGPSKDKTGGSENGRLEILILGGLGGRVDQAFSQIHHLYLMTKSYSSDDAAGNLYLVSEESLTFVLQPGRNVIHTPKTNRPLPGSTQSTGSGSCGADGEGEKHLLEENVGIIPISGPARLTTKGFQWDVEEWATEIGGQLSTSNHIRADVVEVTAEVPILFTVELATRFKRVR, from the exons ATGCGCAAAATGGACTGGGACCCAACCCAATTCTTCCGCACCGATGCACCCCCTTCCCCATTtgccctcctcgtcctcaacCAGCCTATCAATGAGAAAGCTTTCAAAGTCCTACGGGAACATG CAAGCTATACAATCTGCGCTGACGGCGGCGCAAACCGCTTCTACGATCTGATGCGAAAAAACGGCCTTGAATCTACCATT CTCCCTGATTGTATAATCGGCGACCTAGACTCCATCCACGCCTCCGTCCGCACACACTACGAAGGACTAGGCGTAACGATAATCCAAGATCCAGACCAATACTCGACAGACTTTACGAAATCTCTAAAGTATCTGCGCGCGCATTCCGCACAGATCACCAGTGGCCCCTCAAAAGATAAAACGGGGGGAAGCGAAAACGGGAGACTGGAAATTCTCATTTTAGGCGGTCTCGGCGGCCGCGTCGACCAAGCCTTCTCGCAGATCCACCATCTCTACCTCATGACGAAAAGTTACTCATCGGACGACGCAGCGGGGAATCTGTATCTTGTGTCGGAGGAGAGTTTGACATTTGTCCTGCAGCCGGGGAGGAATGTCATCCACACACCCAAAACTAACCGACCTCTTCCCGGGTCAACACAATCTACTGGTTCTGGTAGCTGTGGCGCCGACGGCGAAGGCGAAAAGCATCTTCTCGAAGAGAATGTCGGGATAATCCCGATTTCCGGGCCTGCGCGGCTTACTACGAAAGGATTCCAGTGGGACGTTGAGGAGTGGGCGACGGAGATTGGGGGCCAGCTTAGTACGAGTAATCATATACGGGCTGATGTTGTGGAAGTCACCGCTGAGGTGCCGATCCTGTTTACGGTGGAGTTGGCGACGAGGTTTAAGAGAGTTCGATGA
- the MIA40 gene encoding coiled-coil-helix-coiled-coil-helix domain-containing protein (BUSCO:EOG092651BA;~COG:O;~EggNog:ENOG410PQPT;~InterPro:IPR010625,IPR039289;~PFAM:PF06747;~antiSMASH:Cluster_6.4;~go_function: GO:0015035 - protein disulfide oxidoreductase activity [Evidence IEA];~go_process: GO:0045041 - protein import into mitochondrial intermembrane space [Evidence IEA]): MFRPASRALLRSPSTPFVAVRGPASRRLVSTASSSGTPKSRSWKNTVVRIGLAAGAVYYYNTSDIFAGQPSFSLRNQPYGYEPVDEKSLPTLNSIEPKIRKEREQERQREQAARAAAAPADGTTPGGKSPEQLEEEAGQEAAFNPETGEINWDCPCLGGMAHGPCGEEFKAAFSCFVYSNDEPKGIDCIEKFKGMQDCFRAHPDVYGAELEDDDAPAETPAAPSKEEVSAAVKADAASHPDEKHARAKEIKTQVASAAAKEGEQAESEELIPKAWHDTESKNTESKAQKSEK, from the exons ATGTTCCGTCCAGCCTCCAGAGCTCTCCTCCGCTCCCCGTCGACGCCGTTCGTCGCAGTCCGTGGCCCGGCTAGCAGGCGATTGGTAAGCACCGCTTCCTCCTCGGGGACGCCCAAGTCCAGGAGCTGGAAGAATACCGTCGTGAGGATTGGATTGGCCGCTGGCGCGGTTTACTATTATAACACGAGTGATATTTTCGCCGGCCAGCCGTCGT TCTCCCTGCGAAACCAACCCTACGGCTACGAACCCGTCGACGAAAAGTCCCTCCCCACACTCAACTCCATCGAGCCGAAGATCCGCAAGGAACGCGAACAAGAACGACAGAGGGAACAAGCCGCGcgcgccgccgccgcccccGCAGATGGAACAACCCCCGGTGGGAAATCGCCCGAGCAGCTAGAGGAGGAAGCTGGCCAAGAGGCTGCGTTCAACCCGGAGACTGGTGAGATTAACTGGGACTGCCCGTGTCTGGGCGGAATGGCTCACGGTCCTTGCGGGGAGGAGTTCAAGGCGGCGTTTAGCTGCTTTGTGTACTCGAATGATGAGCCCAAGGGGATTGATTGTATTGAGAAGTTCAA GGGCATGCAGGATTGCTTCCGTGCGCACCCCGACGTTTACGGCGCCGAGCTAGAGGACGACGATGCTCCCGCTGAGACCCCCGCCGCTCCTTCGAAGGAGGAGGTTTCCGCTGCCGTTAAGGCTGACGCCGCCTCGCATCCCGATGAAAAACATGCCCGCGCAAAGGAGATCAAGACCCAGGTTGCCAGCGCCGCAGCGAAGGAGGGCGAGCAGGCTGAGAGCGAGGAGCTGATCCCCAAGGCATGGCACGACACGGAAAGCAAGAACACCGAGTCCAAGGCTCAGAAGTCCGAGAAATGA